Part of the Arsenicicoccus sp. oral taxon 190 genome, GCGTCGGACTCGCGGGGGATGGTGGCGCCATACGTGTTGCAGATGGCGATGGTGAGCGCGCCGAGTTCCTTGGCGTGCTTGACCGCCATGAGGGTGTCCATGGTCTCCCCGGACTGGGACATGGACACGACCAGGGTGCGGTCGTCGACCACCGGGTCCCGGTAGCGGAACTCGTGGGCGAGCTCGACCTCGGTCTGGATCCGGGTCCAGTGCTCGATGGCGTACTTCGCGGACAGGCCGGAGTAGAAGGCGGTGCCGCACGCCACGATGATGATCTTCTCGATGCGCTCCAGCCGGGCCGGGTCGATGTTCATCTCGTCGAGCACCAACTTGCCGGTCTCGTCGGTGCGGCCGAGCAGCGTGTCGGCGATGGCCTTGGGCTGCTCCAGGATCTCCTTCTCCATGAAGGACGAGTGGCCGCCCTTTTCGGCGGCGGCGGCGTCCCAGGTCACCTCGAAGCGCTTGCCCTCGGCCGGGGTGCCGTCGAAGCCCATGACCTGCACGTCGTCGGGCGTGATGACGACGAGCTGGTCCTGGTCGACCTCCATCGCCGACTTGGTGTAGCCGATGAACGCGGCGACGTCGGAGCCGAGGTAGTTCTCGCCCTCGCCGAGCCCGACGACCAGCGGGCTGTTGCGGCGGGCCGCGACGACGGTGCCGGGGTGGTCGGCGTGGACCGCCAGCAGCGTGAACGCCCCGTCGAGCCGGTTGACGACCTCGAGCATGGCGGCCGTCAGGTCACCCTGGTAGGCGCGGGCCAGCAGCTGGGCCGCGACCTCGGTGTCGGTCTCGGAGGTGAAGTGCACACCCTCCGCGAGCAGCTCGGTCTTGAGGGCGTGGAAGTTCTCGATGATGCCGTTGTGGACGACGGCCACCTTGCTGTCGGTGCCACCGCGGTGCGGGTGGGCGTTCTCGTCGGTGGGGCCGCCGTGCGTCGCCCACCGGGTGTGGCCGATCCCCGTGGACGCGTCGTCCAGCGGGTGCTCCTCGAGCTCGCTGCGCAGGTTGACCAGCTTGCCGGCCTTCTTGGCGGACTCCACCCCCTGCGGGCACACCAGGGCGATGCCTGCCGAGTCGTAGCCGCGGTACTCCAACCGGGCCAGCCCCTCGAGGACCACCTGCTGCGCCTTGCCGTCCACCTGAGGACCGACGTATCCCACGATTCCGCACATGGCGATCACGATAACGGCGGTGGGCGGGCGCATGCGCCACAATGACCGGGTGTCATCCGCCGGAGTGTCCACAGCCACGGTCTCGACTCCCTACGTGGAGCTGGACCGGGCCGCGTGGGCGAGGCTGCGTGACCGGCACCCGCTCTCGCTCACGGCGCGGGACCTGGAGCGGATCCAGGGCACCGGGGTCCCGCTGGACCTGCAGGAGGTCGAGGAGGTCTACCTGCCCCTGTCGCGGCTGCTGTCCTTCTACGTGGACGCGACGACCCAGCTGCACCAGGTGACCAGCAACTTCCTCATGGAGTCCACCCCGCCCGCGACGCCCTTCATCATCGGGGTGGCGGGGTCGGTCGCCGTCGGCAAGTCGACCACGGCCCGCCTGCTGCGCGACCTGCTGCGGCGATGGCCCTCGACCCCGACGGTCGAGCTCGTCACCACCGACGGCTTCCTCTACCCCAACCGCGTGCTGACCGAGCGGGGCCTGATGCACCGCAAGGGATTTCCCGAGTCCTACGACCGGCGGGCGCTGCTGCGCTTCGTCTCGGAGGTCAAGGCCGGCGTGCCGTGCGTGCGGGCCCCGGTCTACTCCCACCTCGTCTACGACATCGTGCCCGACGAGCACATCGTGGTGGAGCGGCCCGACGTCCTGATCGTCGAGGGGCTCAACGTGCTGCAGGCGCCGCAGCCCCGCCGCGACGGCCGGCTCGGGCTCGCGGTGTCGGACTTCTTCGACTTCTCGGTCTACGTCGACGCGCGCATCGACCACATCAAGAAGTGGTACGTCGACCGCTTCCTCAAGCTGCGGCAGACGGCCTTCGCCGACCCCCAGTCCTACTTCCGCCGGTATGCCGCCCTCTCCGACACCGAGGCTCGCGCCACGGCACTGCGGATCTGGGAGGAGATCAACGGGCCCAACCTCGAGGACAACGTCGTCACCACCCGAGGTCGCGCCAACCTGGTGCTGACCAAGGGCGAGGACCACTCGGTGCGCCGCGTGCTGCTGCGCAAGCTCTGAGCCCCGGACCCACGCCGACCGCGCCCCGTCCCTCCCCGCCCGTCCCGTCCCTCCGCTCGTCTCTCCCGTCCCTCCCGTCCCTCCGGCCCCGGCTGCACCCGACTCTTCCCCGCCCACACCCGCACGTTGAGTGGCGACAAGTGGGGGTCATCCGCGCGGGACAACCCCCATCTGTCGCCTCTCAACGAGGGTTGCGGGCCGACACCGGCCGGCCGACCGGCCAAGGCCAGCGGGCGGGCCGACACCGGCCAGCTGACCGCCCAAGGCGGGCCGAGCGACCGCACCCGTCCCTTTCGTCCCTCCCGTTCCCCCCCACCCGCACCCACGCGTTGAGAGGCGACAAGTGGGGGTCATCCGCGCGGGACAACCCCCATCTGTCGCCTCTCAACGAGGGCTGCGGGCCGACACCGGCCGGCCGACCGGCCAAGGCCAGCGGGCGGGCCCACACCGGCCGGATGACCGACCAAGGCGGACCGATACCGGCCGGCCGCCAGCAACCCTTGCCCGATCACGACGAGGCGCACTGCCCCTGGAGCCAGGTCGTGGCGGCCGCTGCGGCCTGGTCGACGGGGGCCGGCTGGACCGGGGTGATCGCGCCGCCATACCGCGCGCCGGTCCGGTCCACGTCCACGGCCGTGGTCAGCAGCATCCCCGTCCCGTCGTAGAGCCGCACCGTCTGGTTGGCCGAGGAGTAGCCGGCCGTGGGCGCCCCGAACGAGCGCGCCCCCTGGGCGCCCTTGAAGGCCAGCACGACCACCTCGCCCGAGCTGCCGGTGTCCGGCCCCTGCAGCACGGCGACCGGCCCGGCGGCCCGGGCGCGGGCCCCCACCGAGTGCTGGTCGGACCCACCCACGCGGACCGTGCCGCCGGCGAGGGTCAGGTCGGTGGTCGTGCCGTTGCGGTCCACGAAGCCGCCGACCTTGCCGTCACCGAGCAGCGCAGACAGGCCCGACAGCATGGGGCTCATGTCGCCGCCGTGGTTGCTGCGCAGGTCGACGATCCAGCCGCAGCTCGTGCGGGTGCGCTGCGCGTCGATGCCGTTGGCGATCCGGGTGGCGTAGTCGTTGCGGAAGCCCTCCTCGGGCGCCGAGAGCTTGGGCACGGTGACGGTGGTGATGCCGCGGGCGTTGCTCACCTGGGGCAGCGGACGCTCGGTGTCGGTGGACCCGAGATCCTTGCCCGACTCGAAGATCGTCGAGTGCTTGCCGCCGGCGACCGCGACAGCCTCGCGCAGCGCCGGCAGCGTGGCGGCGTAGCTGTCCGCGTCACGGGTCTTGCGGACCGCCTCCGCCCGGGCCCGGTCCCACTCCGGACCGGTGGGGTGGTAGCCGGCCTCCATCTTGGTAAGGGCGTCGTCGGCGTAGGCCGCCGGCGAGGGTGGCACGAGGTAGACCCCGTAGCGGGGGCCGACCTGCCAGACGGCCAGCAGGGCCAGCGCGAGCAGGACGACGCCGGAGACCAGCAGGGAGAGGAGGATCCGTCGAGCACGGTGAGGACCGGCAGAAGGCTTCATGGTCTCTACCCTGGCGCCGGGCCGAGCCCCCACGACATCCTCCTGGGGGCCCTGCCGCGCGTCAGACCGTGGTCGTACCCCACCCCGACTCATCTCCCCCGGGCGACCGGCGCCTCAGTCGCGTCGACGCAGCGTGAGCTGCACCAGCACGGGCCCCGACCGCCGGCCGGAGGGTCCGGGCGCGCCGCAGCCCGCCGCACCTTCGCTCGTCCCCGAGGCGCAGCTGCCGCAGCCGCCGTCGGGGCAGCCCGCCGCCAGCTCGCGGGCGTCGACCCGCCCCATGCGGACCAGGTGGTCCACGGCCGCGTCCACCGAGGCGCGGGTCAGCCCGGTCCGGCGGGCGACCTCGTCCAGCGACGCCGCTCCGTCCTCGAAGGCCGACAGCACCTGGCGCAACGGGCCCGGGCCGCGGGTGGCGGGGGCGGGCGTCATACGACCAGCCGACCGACCTGGAAGACCACGACGGACAGCACCCAGGCCAGCGTGAGCTGCACGCCCACGCCGAAGAGGGTCCAGCGCCAGCCGATCTCGCGCTTCTGCGCGGCCAGGGTGGCGACGCACGGGGTGTAGGCGAGCAGGAAGACCATGAAGGCCAGGGCGGCGGCGATCCCGTGGCCTCCCGAGGAGCGCTCGAAGTCGGCGCGGATCACGTCGCCGAGCTGGCCAGGCGCGCGCTCGCTGTCCGGCTCGGACACGGCGTAGGTCTGCGCCCACGAGGAGATCACGGCCTCCTTGGCCACGAAGCCCACGACCAGTGCGGACGAGGTGCGCCACTCGCCGTAGCCGGCGGGCGCGAAGGCCGGCGCGATCGCCTTGGCCCCGGCGGCGTAGACCGAGTCGGCGGTCTGCACCTCCCCGAACCTCTCCCCCGACCCCGGCATCGGCGTGGCCTGCAGCAGCCAGATGGCCACGACGGTGGCGACGATGATGCCGCTCGCGGTCCGCAGGAAGCCGCGCAGCCGCACCCACGTCTGGGAGGCCATCAGCCGCAGGTGCGGCACCTGGTAGGGCGGCAGGTCCAGGATCAGCGGCTCGTCCCCCACCCGGCGCCACAGGGTGGAACGCAGCGCCAGGCCGAGCAGGACGACCAGCAGGATCGACAGGAGGTACATCGCGAAGACGACGCTCCCGGCGTGGTCGGGGAAGAAGGTCGTCGCCATGAGCACGTAGACCGTCAGCCGCGCCGTGCACGACGTGAGCGGCACCAGCAGCGAGGTCATGACCCGGTGGCGGGCGTTGGGCAGGGTGCGGGTGGCGGCGATCGCCGGCACGTTGCACCCGAAGCCGACGACGAGCGGCAGGAAGGCCCGGCCGGGCAGCCCTATCGAGCGCATCAGCCGGTCGGTCACCACGGCGGCGCGGGCCATGTAGCCGGAGTCCTCCAGCAGCGACAGCAGCGCGAACATCAGCGTCATCAGCGGCACGAAGGTCAGCAGCATCCCCACGCCGGCGATCAGCCCGTCGACGAGGAAGCCCCGGACCGGGCTGTGCCCCAGGCCGATCCGCTCCATGAGCCAACCGGCGGCGGACGACACGGGCCCGGTGAAGAGGCCGTCCAGCCAGTCCTGCATCGGCGCCGCGACGGTCGTCGTCAGCTGGAAGACCAGCCACATCGCCACGAGGAAGACCAGCGGGCCCCACAGCCGGGAGGTGACGACGCCGTCGATCCGGTCGGTCCACCCGGTCCGGGTCTGCGCGCTCTCGTGGGCGGCGTGCACCACGGCCTGCTCCACCCACGCGAACCGGTCGTCCGCCTGCGCCAGCTCGTGGTCCACCGGGTCCAGGGCCTCGGGCGGGCCGACCAGGTCGAGCCCGTCCGGGTTGTCCTCCGGGCCGTCAGGCCGTATGCCGGAACCGCCCCGCGGCGCCGGCACCGGGGCGGCGAGGGTCTGGACCACCGCGTCGGCGAGCTGCTGCAGCCCGCCGCGGCGGCGCGGGTCGACCGGCACCACGGGGGCGCCGAGCGCCGCCGCGAGCGCGGCGGTGTCGACGGCGATGCCGCGGCGGGCGGCCACGTCGTTCATGGTCAGCGCCACCACGACGCGCAGCGCGTGCTCGCGCACCTGCGCGACCAGGTAGAGGCTGCGGCTGAGGTGCGCCGCGTCGACGGTCACGACGACGAGGTCGGGGCGCTCCGCGGGCGGCTTGTCGACGAGCAGCGCGCGGGTGAGCTCCTCGTCGGGAGAGGCCGGGTCGAGGCTGTAGGCGCCCGGCAGGTCCACCAGGTCCACCTCGGTGGTGCCGCGGGCGCACGGCGCGTCGGCCGGGCAGCGGCAGCCGTCCCCCTGCGGGCACGCGGTGCGCTCGAACCGCCAGGCCCCACGCCCGACCTCGACCGAGGTGCCCGGCCAGTTGCCCATGTGCCGCTTGGCCCCGGTCAGGGCGTTGAAGAGCGTGGACTTGCCGACGTTGGGCGACCCCGCCAGCGCCACCACCGCGGACCCGGGCGCGGCCGCCGGGCCGCCCGCGTCGCTGTGGCAGCTGGGGACGGAGCTCGCGGTGACGTGCTGCGGCTCGGAGCCGTCCCGCGGGGTGTCGACGAGCCCGGTCGTCATACGGCCCGGCCCTCGGGGACGAAGACCTGGATCCCGGCAGCCGTCGAGCGGTCCAGCGCGATGCGCGCCCCGGCCACGGCCACGACCCGGCCGCCGCCGGCGGTCAGGTGCAGCACCTCGACGGTCGCGCCCGTGCGCAGGCCGAGCTCGGCGAGCCGGCGGCGGGGCGCGAGCGGCAGGTCGACGAGGCCGAGTCGCACCGGCTTGCGGGGCGGGGCCGCCTGCAGGGTCGTCGAGGTCATGCCGACCACGATACGCCTCAGGTTAGGCACGCCTAAACGAGGTGTTCCTCACAGCGGGACGGCCCGCGCTCGCGAGGTCAGATCTCGAGCCCCTCCAGCAGGTCGGTGACGAGCGCCGCGATCGGGCTGCGCTCGCTGCGGGTGAGGGTGACGTGGGCGAAGAGCGGGTGCCCCTTGAGGGTCTCGATGACCGCGGCCACCCCGTCGTGGCGCCCGACGCGCAGGTTGTCACGCTGGGCGACGTCGTGGGTGAGGACCACCCGGGAGTTCTGCCCGATGCGGGACAGGACGGTCAGCAGCACGTTGCGCTCCAGCGACTGCGCCTCGTCCACGATCACGAACGCGTCGTGCAGCGAGCGACCCCGGATGTGGGTCAGCGGCAGCACCTCGAGCAGGCCCCGGTCGATGACCTCCTCGACGACCTCGGAGGACACGACCGCCCCCAGCGTGTCGAAGACCGCCTGCGCCCAGGGGCCCATCTTCTCGTTCTCGGTGCCGGGGAGGTAGCCGAGCTCCTGGCCCCCGACGGCGTAGAGCGGGCGGAACACGATGACCTTGCGGTGCTGGCGGCGCTCCATGACCGCCTCGAGGCCGGCGCACAGCGCGAGCGCGCTCTTGCCGGTCCCCGCCCGGCCACCGAGCGAGATGATCCCGACGTCCGGGTCCAGCAGCAGGTCCAGGGCGATGCGCTGCTCCGCCGAGCGGCCGTGCAGCCCGAAGGCGTCCCGGTCGCCACGGACGTGGCGGACCGCCCCGTCGGCGCCGACCCGGCCGAGGCCGCTGCCCCGCGCCGAGGACAGCACCAGACCGGTGTGGACCGGCAGGTCCTTGGCCGCGGCGATCTCGGCCCGGCCCGACTCGTAGAGCTGGTCCAGCTGCTCGGGCTCCACCGTCAGCTCGGTGATGCCGGTCCAGCCCGAGTCGACCTTCCACTCGTGGCGGTACTCCTCGGCGTCGATGCCCACCGCCGAGGCCTTGACCCGCATCGGCAGGTCCTTGCTCACGATCGTGACGTGCTTGCCGCTGTCGGCCAGGTGCTTGGCGACCGCGAGGATGCGGGTGTCGTTGTCCCCCAGGCGGAAACCGTCGGGCAGCACGGTGGGGTCGGTGTGGTTGAGCTCGACCCGCAGGGTGCCGCCGTCCCGCCCCACCGCGACGGGGTGGTCCAGCCGGCCCTCGTTGACCCGCAGGTCGTCGAGCAGCCGCAGCGCCTGCCGGGCGAAGTAGCCGAGCTCCGGGTGGTGGCGCTTGGCCTCCAGCTCGGTCACGACGACGACGGGCAGCACCACCTCGTGCTCGGCGAACCGCAGCATCGCCCGTGGGTCCGACAGCAGGACGGAGGTGTCCACGACGTAGGTGCGGCGCTCGTCAGTGCTGGTCTGCGACACGGTGACTCCCCACGCGCGGCTGCGGCGCCGCGCTTGCTCTCGGTCCGTTGGCCGGTTCCCGACGCCCGCAGGGCCGGGGCCGGCCCTCCGCCCGGAGCTCGAGTCGCTCCCTCAACGTCAGGCCTTCCCACCCGACGCCCGTGCGCCGGATGCCCGTCACGCTACGTCCACCCCCCGCCCGCCGCTCGTCAATTGCCGCCGCGCCGCGTCGGGGTTCAGCCGAAGTTCACCCGCGCGGGTCGGTCAGCAGCCGTAGCGGCGCTCGCGGTCGGCATACGAGCGCAGCGCGCGCAGGAAGTCGACGCGGCGGAAGTCGGGCCAGTAGGCCTCGCAGAAGTAGAACTCGCTGTGGATCGACTGCCACAGCAGGAAACCGCCGATCCGCTGCTCCCCGCTCGTCCGTATGACAAGGTCCGGGTCGGGCTGCCCCTTGGTGTAGAGGTGGTCAGCGATCTGGTCCACGTCGAGGCTCTCGACGATCTGCTCGAGGGTGCGCCCCCGCGCGGCCTCGGCCCGCAGCAGGTCCTTGACGGCGTCCGCGATCTCGCGGCGCCCGCCGTATCCCACGGCGATGTTGCACACCAGCCCGTCGATGTCGGCGGTCGCCTCCTGCGCCGCGCCCAGCGCCGCCGCGGTCGGCAGCGGCAGCAGGTCGAGCGCCCCGACGAGCCGGATCCGCCACCGCTGCTGGGACGCGAGCGCCGCCACCGCGTCCTGGATGATCTGCAGCAGCGGCGCGAGCTCGGCCTCGGGGCGGGCGAGGTTGTCGGTGGAGAGCAGCCACAGCGTGACGTACTCGATGCCGACCTCCTCGCACCACTGCAGCAGGTGCTCGATGCGGTCCGCGCCCGCCTGGTGACCCTCGGCGGTGCCGGCGCCCTTGGCCTTGGCCCACCGCCGGTTGCCGTCGAGCATGACGCCCACGTGCCGCGGCATCCGGTCCGCCGGCAGCTGACCGAGCAACCGCCGCTCGTAGGCGCTGTACAACGGGTTGCCGACAGGGCTACGCACGGCTCGGACCTCCTGGGTCTGCGGACGGGGACACGCTACTCCTGGCGGGAGCCTCCGGCCCCGCGCCCGCCGGTCTCCCCCGGCGCCACGCCCGTCTCCCCCTGGGCCGCGCCGGTCTCTCGCGCGCGACGCTCGTCCTCGGCCTGCTGGTACCGGACCCGCCGCAGGTGGGAGTTCATGCTGCGCACCAGGAACCACATCGCCAGGGCCAGGGCGAAGATCACCACGAAGGCCACGAAGCCGGGCCCGATCTGGCTGTAGAGATCGCCGTTGCCGCCGGGGTTCATCGCTCGTCCTCCTCGTGGTGGGCCTGCAGCTCGTCGAGCTCGTCGGTGGGTCCGGCCTCGCGGGCCGCGTCCGCCGCGTCTGCCGCACGGGCGGCGGGTGACGCGTCGGCCACCGGGACCCGCCCGTCGTAGGCGATGGTCAGGTCGTCGCGGCGGGCCAGGGCGTCCGCCTCCTCCAGGCTCCCGAGACCGGCGAAGAGGTCGTCCTCCCCCTCCGCCACCGGCACGTAGGACAGGCCGCATTCGAAGTCGTCATATGGCCACACCCGCTCCTGGATCGCCAGCGGGACCTGGAACCACGCACCGTCCGGGTCGACCTGGGTGGCGTGCGCGATGAGCGCCGCGTCGCGGACCGGGAACCACCGCGCGCAGTCCACCTTGGTGGTGACGTGCCGCGCCGGGCGGTCCCGCCAGCCCTTGAGCCAGTCGTCGTAGGGGCTGGTGAGGCCCTCGGCGAGCATCGCGTCGTGGAAGGCCTGGATGCGGGCCTTGGAGAAGGTCTGGTTGTAGTAGATCTTCAGCGGCTGCCAGGGCGCCCCGGCGTGGGGGTAGCGGTCGGCGTCACCCGCGGCATCGAAGGCCGCCATCGACACCACGTGGGTCATCACGTGGTCGGGGTGGGGGTAGCCACCCTTCTCGTCGTAGGTGGTCATGACGTGCGGGCGGAAGTCGCGGATCACCCGCACCAGCGCCTCGGTGGTCACGTCCAGCGGCTCCAGCGCGAAGCAGCCGTCGGGCAGCGGCGGCAGCGGATCCCCCTCGGGCAGACCGGAGTCCACGAAACCGAGCCAGACCTGCCCGACGTCCAGGATCTCCCGGGCCGTGGCCATCTCCTGGCGGCGGACCTCCGGCAGGTTGCGCTGGATGTGCGGGTCGTCCTTGAGCTTGTCGTTGAGCACGTCCCCGCGCTCGCCCCCGGTGCAGGTGACGACGAGCACCTCGTGCCCCTCGCTGCGGTAGCGAGCCATCGTGGCGGCGCCCTTGCTGGACTCGTCGTCGGGATGGGCATGCACGCACATGAGCCGCAGCGGGCCACGGGCGGTGTCGGTCACGAGGGGTCCTTCCGGCGGGACTACGGTGGGGGCGACCACCATTGTGCCCCCAGCCGCAGCAGGAGTTCGTCGTGCCCGAGCCGCTCGCCCCGCATGACCCCCACGACGAGGAGAGCGCGTATGCCGACGAGCTGGACCAGCCCTCCGTGCCGCGGCTCGGCAACCGCCGCTGGTGGTGGGTGTCCGCGCTGATCCTGGTGCCCGCCCTCGCGCTGCTGACGTGGATCGGGGTGATGAACGCCCGGGACGCCATCACCTACCACGTGGTGGGCTACCAGGTCGTGGACGACCGCTCGGTGACGGTGGACGTCGAGGTGGAGAAGCCGGAGGACTGGGTGGTGACCTGCCAGGTGAAGGCCCTGGACGTGCGCTTCGCCACCGTCGGGGCGGTGCCGCTGACGCTGCCGGCCGACGGGTCGTCCGTGGTGCGCCGCAAGGTCACGGTCCGCACCGCGGCGCGCGCCGTCACGGGCACGGTGAAGGAGTGCCGCCGAGCCTGATCGACGGCCGGTTGGTACACTGGATCTTTCAGCGCGATGGGTCTGGACCCTGCTACGGACGGCCTAGGAGCCACCGTC contains:
- the feoB gene encoding ferrous iron transport protein B — protein: MTTGLVDTPRDGSEPQHVTASSVPSCHSDAGGPAAAPGSAVVALAGSPNVGKSTLFNALTGAKRHMGNWPGTSVEVGRGAWRFERTACPQGDGCRCPADAPCARGTTEVDLVDLPGAYSLDPASPDEELTRALLVDKPPAERPDLVVVTVDAAHLSRSLYLVAQVREHALRVVVALTMNDVAARRGIAVDTAALAAALGAPVVPVDPRRRGGLQQLADAVVQTLAAPVPAPRGGSGIRPDGPEDNPDGLDLVGPPEALDPVDHELAQADDRFAWVEQAVVHAAHESAQTRTGWTDRIDGVVTSRLWGPLVFLVAMWLVFQLTTTVAAPMQDWLDGLFTGPVSSAAGWLMERIGLGHSPVRGFLVDGLIAGVGMLLTFVPLMTLMFALLSLLEDSGYMARAAVVTDRLMRSIGLPGRAFLPLVVGFGCNVPAIAATRTLPNARHRVMTSLLVPLTSCTARLTVYVLMATTFFPDHAGSVVFAMYLLSILLVVLLGLALRSTLWRRVGDEPLILDLPPYQVPHLRLMASQTWVRLRGFLRTASGIIVATVVAIWLLQATPMPGSGERFGEVQTADSVYAAGAKAIAPAFAPAGYGEWRTSSALVVGFVAKEAVISSWAQTYAVSEPDSERAPGQLGDVIRADFERSSGGHGIAAALAFMVFLLAYTPCVATLAAQKREIGWRWTLFGVGVQLTLAWVLSVVVFQVGRLVV
- a CDS encoding isoprenyl transferase, with the protein product MRSPVGNPLYSAYERRLLGQLPADRMPRHVGVMLDGNRRWAKAKGAGTAEGHQAGADRIEHLLQWCEEVGIEYVTLWLLSTDNLARPEAELAPLLQIIQDAVAALASQQRWRIRLVGALDLLPLPTAAALGAAQEATADIDGLVCNIAVGYGGRREIADAVKDLLRAEAARGRTLEQIVESLDVDQIADHLYTKGQPDPDLVIRTSGEQRIGGFLLWQSIHSEFYFCEAYWPDFRRVDFLRALRSYADRERRYGC
- a CDS encoding FeoA family protein; this encodes MTSTTLQAAPPRKPVRLGLVDLPLAPRRRLAELGLRTGATVEVLHLTAGGGRVVAVAGARIALDRSTAAGIQVFVPEGRAV
- a CDS encoding S41 family peptidase, which gives rise to MKPSAGPHRARRILLSLLVSGVVLLALALLAVWQVGPRYGVYLVPPSPAAYADDALTKMEAGYHPTGPEWDRARAEAVRKTRDADSYAATLPALREAVAVAGGKHSTIFESGKDLGSTDTERPLPQVSNARGITTVTVPKLSAPEEGFRNDYATRIANGIDAQRTRTSCGWIVDLRSNHGGDMSPMLSGLSALLGDGKVGGFVDRNGTTTDLTLAGGTVRVGGSDQHSVGARARAAGPVAVLQGPDTGSSGEVVVLAFKGAQGARSFGAPTAGYSSANQTVRLYDGTGMLLTTAVDVDRTGARYGGAITPVQPAPVDQAAAAATTWLQGQCASS
- a CDS encoding FeoC-like transcriptional regulator, with protein sequence MTPAPATRGPGPLRQVLSAFEDGAASLDEVARRTGLTRASVDAAVDHLVRMGRVDARELAAGCPDGGCGSCASGTSEGAAGCGAPGPSGRRSGPVLVQLTLRRRD
- the coaA gene encoding type I pantothenate kinase, producing the protein MRHNDRVSSAGVSTATVSTPYVELDRAAWARLRDRHPLSLTARDLERIQGTGVPLDLQEVEEVYLPLSRLLSFYVDATTQLHQVTSNFLMESTPPATPFIIGVAGSVAVGKSTTARLLRDLLRRWPSTPTVELVTTDGFLYPNRVLTERGLMHRKGFPESYDRRALLRFVSEVKAGVPCVRAPVYSHLVYDIVPDEHIVVERPDVLIVEGLNVLQAPQPRRDGRLGLAVSDFFDFSVYVDARIDHIKKWYVDRFLKLRQTAFADPQSYFRRYAALSDTEARATALRIWEEINGPNLEDNVVTTRGRANLVLTKGEDHSVRRVLLRKL
- a CDS encoding PhoH family protein, yielding MLRFAEHEVVLPVVVVTELEAKRHHPELGYFARQALRLLDDLRVNEGRLDHPVAVGRDGGTLRVELNHTDPTVLPDGFRLGDNDTRILAVAKHLADSGKHVTIVSKDLPMRVKASAVGIDAEEYRHEWKVDSGWTGITELTVEPEQLDQLYESGRAEIAAAKDLPVHTGLVLSSARGSGLGRVGADGAVRHVRGDRDAFGLHGRSAEQRIALDLLLDPDVGIISLGGRAGTGKSALALCAGLEAVMERRQHRKVIVFRPLYAVGGQELGYLPGTENEKMGPWAQAVFDTLGAVVSSEVVEEVIDRGLLEVLPLTHIRGRSLHDAFVIVDEAQSLERNVLLTVLSRIGQNSRVVLTHDVAQRDNLRVGRHDGVAAVIETLKGHPLFAHVTLTRSERSPIAALVTDLLEGLEI
- the glmS gene encoding glutamine--fructose-6-phosphate transaminase (isomerizing); translated protein: MCGIVGYVGPQVDGKAQQVVLEGLARLEYRGYDSAGIALVCPQGVESAKKAGKLVNLRSELEEHPLDDASTGIGHTRWATHGGPTDENAHPHRGGTDSKVAVVHNGIIENFHALKTELLAEGVHFTSETDTEVAAQLLARAYQGDLTAAMLEVVNRLDGAFTLLAVHADHPGTVVAARRNSPLVVGLGEGENYLGSDVAAFIGYTKSAMEVDQDQLVVITPDDVQVMGFDGTPAEGKRFEVTWDAAAAEKGGHSSFMEKEILEQPKAIADTLLGRTDETGKLVLDEMNIDPARLERIEKIIIVACGTAFYSGLSAKYAIEHWTRIQTEVELAHEFRYRDPVVDDRTLVVSMSQSGETMDTLMAVKHAKELGALTIAICNTYGATIPRESDAALYTHAGPEIAVASTKAFTAQIAACYLLGLYLAQLRGGSHAEDAQAVMRELAEIPRHVDTVLDSMERVREIARFMSDTRSVLFLGRHVGYPIALEGALKLKEIAYIHAEGFAAGELKHGPIALIEPGQPVFIVMPAQDSPYDLHAKVVSNIQEIRARGARTLVITEQGDEAVRPFADEVIEVPRTSTMMMPLLSIIPLQVFACELATAKGLDVDQPRNLAKSVTVE
- the mca gene encoding mycothiol conjugate amidase Mca; translation: MCVHAHPDDESSKGAATMARYRSEGHEVLVVTCTGGERGDVLNDKLKDDPHIQRNLPEVRRQEMATAREILDVGQVWLGFVDSGLPEGDPLPPLPDGCFALEPLDVTTEALVRVIRDFRPHVMTTYDEKGGYPHPDHVMTHVVSMAAFDAAGDADRYPHAGAPWQPLKIYYNQTFSKARIQAFHDAMLAEGLTSPYDDWLKGWRDRPARHVTTKVDCARWFPVRDAALIAHATQVDPDGAWFQVPLAIQERVWPYDDFECGLSYVPVAEGEDDLFAGLGSLEEADALARRDDLTIAYDGRVPVADASPAARAADAADAAREAGPTDELDELQAHHEEDER
- a CDS encoding DUF4307 domain-containing protein; translated protein: MPEPLAPHDPHDEESAYADELDQPSVPRLGNRRWWWVSALILVPALALLTWIGVMNARDAITYHVVGYQVVDDRSVTVDVEVEKPEDWVVTCQVKALDVRFATVGAVPLTLPADGSSVVRRKVTVRTAARAVTGTVKECRRA